A genomic segment from Streptomyces antibioticus encodes:
- a CDS encoding helix-turn-helix domain-containing protein — translation MSPAGDEPFIAAVKPLVDAMGGELLPPDEAGPDDVVLVWEGADAVAVRLPQLADSLDHILAAMERKKGKPLADLDRKAKQEVVRILEARGAFSVRHGVETVASALGVSRFTVYNYLNREKGS, via the coding sequence GTGAGCCCCGCGGGCGACGAGCCCTTCATCGCGGCCGTCAAACCCCTGGTCGACGCGATGGGCGGCGAGCTGCTCCCGCCCGACGAGGCCGGCCCGGACGACGTGGTGCTCGTCTGGGAGGGCGCGGACGCCGTCGCCGTACGCCTGCCGCAGCTCGCCGACTCCCTCGATCACATCCTCGCCGCGATGGAGCGCAAGAAGGGCAAGCCGCTCGCCGACCTCGACCGCAAGGCCAAGCAGGAGGTCGTACGGATACTCGAGGCGCGCGGCGCCTTCTCCGTACGGCACGGCGTGGAGACCGTGGCGAGCGCGCTCGGGGTGAGCCGCTTCACCGTTTACAACTACCTGAATCGGGAGAAGGGGAGCTGA
- a CDS encoding GNAT family N-acetyltransferase, translating into MGRPPTCRLELNVIDLRHFQHGNLPESLRQLLIDVHDDAYADAMDDPFNQRFPWFVDHWSGMEDFSCVVAYDGDEPTGFAYGAPLAPGREWWRSTDYEPHDGCSSTYAVSELMVRPRWRKQGVSERLHEALLKERTEDVAVLLVDVTHPKVQTLYESWGYTRVGERRPFADAPLLAVMVKDLRG; encoded by the coding sequence ATGGGCAGACCGCCTACGTGCCGATTGGAGCTGAACGTGATCGACCTGCGTCACTTCCAGCACGGAAACCTCCCCGAGAGCCTCCGGCAACTGCTCATCGACGTGCACGACGACGCCTACGCCGACGCCATGGACGACCCCTTCAACCAGCGATTTCCCTGGTTCGTCGACCACTGGTCAGGCATGGAGGACTTCTCGTGCGTCGTGGCCTACGACGGAGACGAGCCGACCGGTTTCGCCTACGGCGCGCCGCTCGCGCCCGGGCGGGAGTGGTGGCGATCCACCGACTATGAGCCGCACGACGGCTGCAGCTCCACTTACGCGGTGTCCGAACTCATGGTGCGGCCGCGATGGCGGAAGCAGGGCGTCTCCGAACGCCTCCACGAAGCGCTGCTGAAGGAACGCACAGAGGACGTCGCCGTACTCCTGGTCGACGTGACCCACCCGAAGGTGCAGACGCTCTACGAATCGTGGGGGTACACCCGGGTCGGTGAGCGACGGCCGTTCGCTGATGCCCCGCTGCTGGCGGTCATGGTCAAAGACCTCAGAGGCTGA
- a CDS encoding 2-hydroxy-3-oxopropionate reductase, giving the protein MTHALPKIAWIGLGIMGSPMSENLLKAGYDVTGHTLEQDKLDRLTAAGGTAAASVAEAVADADVIITMVPASPQVEAVAYGPAGILENARAGALLIDMSSITPQTSVDLATAARHKGIRVLDAPVSGGEAGAIEAVLSIMVGGDQADFDEARPLFEALGRTVVRCGPHGSGQTVKAANQLIVAVNIQACAEAVVFLEKSGVDLAAALDVLAGGLAGSTVLARKKDNFLRRDFRPGFRIDLHHKDMGIVTDAARTVGAALPVGAVVAQLVASLRAQGDGGLDHSALLRTVERLSGDRV; this is encoded by the coding sequence ATGACCCACGCACTCCCCAAGATCGCCTGGATAGGTCTCGGCATCATGGGCTCCCCCATGTCCGAGAACCTGCTCAAGGCGGGCTACGACGTCACCGGCCACACCCTGGAACAGGACAAGCTGGACCGCCTCACCGCCGCCGGCGGCACCGCGGCCGCGTCGGTCGCCGAGGCGGTCGCCGACGCCGATGTGATCATCACGATGGTGCCCGCGTCACCGCAGGTCGAGGCCGTCGCCTACGGCCCCGCGGGCATCCTGGAGAACGCCCGCGCCGGCGCCCTGCTGATCGACATGTCCTCCATCACCCCGCAGACCTCCGTCGACCTGGCGACGGCCGCGCGGCACAAGGGCATCCGCGTCCTGGACGCCCCGGTGTCGGGCGGCGAGGCCGGTGCGATCGAGGCCGTCCTGTCCATCATGGTCGGCGGCGACCAGGCCGACTTCGACGAGGCGAGGCCGCTCTTCGAGGCGCTGGGCCGGACCGTCGTACGGTGCGGTCCGCACGGCTCGGGCCAGACCGTGAAGGCCGCCAACCAACTGATCGTCGCCGTGAACATCCAGGCGTGCGCGGAGGCCGTGGTCTTCCTGGAGAAGTCGGGCGTGGACCTCGCGGCGGCGCTCGACGTCCTGGCCGGCGGCCTCGCGGGGTCGACCGTACTGGCCAGGAAGAAGGACAACTTCCTGCGGCGGGACTTCCGGCCCGGCTTCCGGATCGACCTCCACCACAAGGACATGGGCATCGTCACCGACGCCGCCCGCACCGTCGGCGCCGCCCTGCCCGTCGGCGCGGTCGTGGCCCAGTTGGTCGCGAGCCTGCGCGCCCAGGGCGACGGCGGCCTCGACCACTCCGCACTCCTGCGCACGGTCGAACGCCTCTCCGGCGACCGGGTCTGA
- the uraD gene encoding 2-oxo-4-hydroxy-4-carboxy-5-ureidoimidazoline decarboxylase: MTSTSTPEGLTRFNGLEESAARAALLDACAATAWVDRLLAARPYATVEDLYAAGDAAMGELTAADLAEAMAGHPPIGRPKPGDPTSAREQRGMAGASEELRAEMLELNLAYQDRFGHVFLICATGRTGEQMRDALRERLGNPPEREREIVRAELGKINRIRLARIAGPVEEDRTQEV; encoded by the coding sequence GTGACGTCGACTTCCACGCCCGAAGGTCTGACCCGGTTCAACGGCCTGGAGGAGTCCGCGGCCCGCGCCGCCCTCCTGGACGCCTGCGCCGCCACGGCATGGGTGGACCGGCTGCTCGCGGCCCGCCCGTACGCCACCGTCGAGGACCTGTACGCCGCCGGCGACGCCGCCATGGGCGAGCTGACCGCGGCCGATCTGGCCGAGGCGATGGCCGGGCATCCGCCGATCGGCCGCCCGAAGCCGGGCGACCCGACCTCGGCCCGCGAACAGCGCGGGATGGCCGGCGCCTCCGAGGAACTGCGGGCGGAGATGCTGGAACTGAACCTGGCCTACCAGGACCGGTTCGGCCATGTCTTCCTCATCTGCGCCACCGGCAGGACCGGCGAGCAGATGCGCGACGCGCTCCGGGAACGGCTCGGGAACCCGCCCGAGCGGGAACGCGAGATCGTCCGCGCCGAGCTGGGAAAGATCAACCGTATCCGGCTCGCCCGTATCGCCGGCCCCGTCGAAGAGGACCGAACGCAGGAGGTCTGA
- a CDS encoding TIM barrel protein — MPLFESGTFASGTAEDHRFSVNLSILFTELPLLERPAAAAAAGFDAVELWWPWPDSPTPAPAALDALRRAIEDAGVRLTGLNFYAGQLPGPARGALSLPGEESERFRANVEVTAGFAASLGCTALNALYGNRVPEADPAAQDALALENLVLAARAADRIGAILLVEALNRIESPHYPLVGAPAAVAVADRVNEVTGLGNATFLMDLYHLSMNGEDLPRVIDTYAHRTGHVQIADNPGRGAPGTGTLPLADLLDRLRKAGYDGRIGLEYKPGDRPSAEAFDWLPR; from the coding sequence ATGCCACTCTTCGAATCGGGCACCTTCGCATCAGGCACCGCCGAAGACCACCGCTTCAGCGTCAACCTGTCGATCCTCTTCACCGAACTCCCGCTCCTGGAACGCCCTGCGGCAGCCGCCGCGGCCGGCTTCGACGCGGTCGAGCTGTGGTGGCCCTGGCCCGACTCCCCGACCCCCGCCCCCGCCGCGCTCGACGCGCTGAGGCGGGCGATCGAGGACGCGGGCGTACGGCTCACCGGCCTGAACTTCTACGCAGGACAGCTTCCGGGCCCCGCCCGCGGCGCCCTGTCGCTGCCCGGCGAGGAGTCGGAGCGCTTCCGGGCCAACGTCGAGGTGACCGCCGGATTCGCCGCCTCCCTAGGCTGCACCGCGCTCAACGCGCTCTACGGCAACCGCGTCCCCGAGGCCGACCCGGCCGCGCAGGACGCGCTCGCCCTGGAGAACCTGGTGCTGGCCGCCCGCGCCGCCGACCGGATCGGCGCGATCCTGCTGGTCGAGGCGCTGAACCGGATCGAGTCACCGCACTATCCGCTGGTCGGCGCACCGGCCGCGGTCGCGGTCGCCGACCGGGTCAACGAGGTGACGGGGCTCGGCAACGCCACGTTCCTGATGGACCTCTACCACCTGTCGATGAACGGCGAGGACCTGCCGCGGGTGATCGACACGTACGCCCACCGCACCGGCCACGTCCAGATCGCCGACAACCCCGGCCGCGGCGCGCCGGGCACCGGCACGCTCCCGCTCGCGGACCTCCTCGACCGGCTGCGCAAGGCGGGCTACGACGGCCGGATCGGCCTGGAGTACAAGCCGGGCGACCGCCCGAGCGCCGAAGCCTTCGACTGGCTGCCCCGCTGA
- the uraH gene encoding hydroxyisourate hydrolase, translating into MSSGTSTGTSTGTPATTASVSTHILDTSVGRPARGVAVRLAARAGRDAPWQPLGGSATDADGRCKDLPALPEGTTHVRLDFDTEAYLETSAKTSVKTSAKKQADAQQDAPANRDSGAVFFPEVTVTFAVTAGEHYHVPLLLNPFGYSVYRGS; encoded by the coding sequence ATGAGCAGCGGCACGAGCACCGGCACCAGCACCGGCACCCCGGCCACCACCGCCTCCGTGTCCACCCACATCCTCGACACCAGCGTCGGCCGCCCCGCCCGCGGCGTCGCCGTCCGGCTCGCCGCCCGCGCCGGACGGGACGCGCCCTGGCAGCCGCTCGGCGGCTCCGCGACCGACGCGGACGGCCGCTGCAAGGACCTCCCGGCGCTGCCGGAGGGCACCACCCATGTACGCCTCGACTTCGACACCGAGGCGTATCTCGAGACATCCGCGAAGACATCCGTGAAGACATCCGCGAAGAAGCAAGCCGATGCGCAGCAGGACGCCCCCGCGAACCGGGACAGCGGTGCCGTGTTCTTCCCCGAGGTGACCGTCACCTTCGCGGTGACGGCCGGCGAGCACTACCACGTACCGCTGCTGCTCAACCCGTTCGGCTACTCCGTTTACCGAGGGAGCTAG
- the pucL gene encoding factor-independent urate hydroxylase gives MADTSRPARPVLGQNQYGKAENRVVRITRQGATHHIKDLNVSVSLSGDMEDVHYSGSNANVLPTDTTKNTVYAFAKEHGIESAEQFGIHLARHFVTSQEPIHRARIRIEEYGWERIEHGGEGAHSFARTGQETRLTQITYDGTSWEVVSGLKDLVVLNSTDSEFWGYVKDKYTTLPEAHDRILATEVSARWRFNWSDDTRPMPDWETSYRETRRHLLAAFAETYSLSLQQTLYAMGSRIVERRDEIDEVRFSLPNKHHFLVDLAPFGLKNDNEVYFAADRPYGLIEATVLRDGCEARIPADLTNL, from the coding sequence ATGGCAGACACTTCCCGCCCCGCCCGCCCGGTGCTGGGACAGAACCAGTACGGCAAGGCCGAGAACCGGGTCGTCAGGATCACGCGGCAGGGCGCCACCCACCACATCAAGGACCTCAACGTCTCCGTGTCGCTGAGCGGCGACATGGAGGACGTCCACTACTCCGGCTCCAACGCCAACGTCCTGCCGACCGACACCACCAAGAACACGGTGTACGCGTTCGCCAAGGAGCACGGCATCGAGTCCGCCGAGCAGTTCGGCATCCATCTCGCCCGCCACTTCGTGACCTCGCAGGAGCCGATCCACCGGGCCCGTATCCGGATCGAGGAGTACGGCTGGGAGCGGATCGAGCACGGCGGCGAGGGCGCGCACTCGTTCGCCCGCACCGGCCAGGAGACCCGGCTGACGCAGATCACCTACGACGGCACCTCGTGGGAGGTCGTCTCCGGGCTGAAGGACCTCGTCGTGCTGAACTCCACGGACTCCGAGTTCTGGGGGTACGTCAAGGACAAGTACACGACGCTCCCCGAGGCGCACGACCGGATCCTCGCCACCGAGGTCTCCGCGCGCTGGCGCTTCAACTGGTCCGACGACACACGGCCGATGCCCGACTGGGAGACCTCCTACCGGGAGACGCGGCGGCATCTGCTCGCGGCGTTCGCCGAGACGTACTCGCTCTCCCTCCAGCAGACCCTCTACGCGATGGGCTCGCGGATCGTCGAACGGCGCGACGAGATCGACGAGGTCCGCTTCTCCCTCCCCAACAAGCACCATTTCCTGGTGGACTTGGCGCCGTTCGGGCTGAAGAACGACAACGAGGTCTACTTCGCCGCCGATCGCCCCTACGGCCTGATCGAGGCCACCGTCCTGCGGGACGGCTGCGAGGCGCGGATCCCCGCCGACCTCACCAACCTCTGA